Genomic DNA from Leptospira broomii serovar Hurstbridge str. 5399:
TTGTGGGAGGTCGCTATGAATTAGGATCGGAAGAAAATAGCAATCCTCGCTCCTTGCGAGGATTTTTTCTTTTCCTGGAGGAGCTATGGAGAAAGGCAAAGGAAAAAATCCTACCTCGTAAGAACGAATCCTTAGGTTGGCAGACTCCGACATCTTCCCAGGAAACCTATCAGCAAGCTCAACCGCGCTATATGGTCACTAGAAGTTTCGGTCAACGTTTCGCTCGCAACTTACTTCTTGCGCTTATTTTAATCGGAA
This window encodes:
- a CDS encoding Kelch repeat-containing protein — translated: MTVRCPRCYHSFIFDPDDKASLVGGRYELGSEENSNPRSLRGFFLFLEELWRKAKEKILPRKNESLGWQTPTSSQETYQQAQPRYMVTRSFGQRFARNLLLALILIGIARACFFTQERIIFQEQEVPPNTEESEPQIPPPSIPDAPQEEERPQYEI